A single window of Eucalyptus grandis isolate ANBG69807.140 chromosome 1, ASM1654582v1, whole genome shotgun sequence DNA harbors:
- the LOC120292762 gene encoding ice-structuring glycoprotein-like, whose product METPQTAAQLEAEAFAVATTAAAAPPKLPDESTETFALVVATAATTPYKLLDDSAETSAIIAIAAIAPPKLLDESAKTSIATAALRCQTPQTTAQLKAKTSAAVATPPDDSTETSAAIVVAVAAPLELPDEFAKTSAATAAPPELLNESAEIAAAAAPPKLPNDSTKTSAAATPIEHPDDSTKTSVATDTAVAAPPKLERETFNTAAAVDPPAKTSSHQHLTAETSAVAATPPEYPDSVETVGHHHANGRNLH is encoded by the exons ATGGAAACCCCTCAGACCGCCGCCCAATTAGAGGCGGAAGCCTTCGCCGTCGCCACCACCGCAGCCGCCGCACCTCCTAAACTTCCTGATGAATCTACGGAAACCTTTGCTTTAGTCGTTGCCACTGCAGCTACCACACCTTATAAACTCCTTGATGATTCTGCGGAAACCTCAGCCATTATAGCCATTGCCGCCATCGCACCTCCTAAACTTCTTGATGAATCTGCGAAAACCTCTATTGCAACCGCAGCTTTGCGATGCC AAACCCCTCAAACCACCGCCCAATTAAAGGCGAAAACCTCTGCTGCAGTCGCCACTCCTCCTGATGATTCTACGGAAACCTCCGCTGCAATCGTCGTAGCCGTTGCCGCACCTCTTGAACTTCCCGATGAATTTGCAAAAACCTCTGCTGCAACCGCTGCACCCCCTGAACTTCTTAATGAATCTGCGGAAATCGCCGCAGCCGCCGCACCTCCTAAACTTCCTAATGATTCTACGAAAACCTCTGCTGCCGCCACACCTATTGAACATCCTGATGATTCTACGAAAACCTCTGTTGCAACCGACACTGCCGTTGCCGCACCTCCTAAACTAGAGCGGGAAACCTTCAACACAGCTGCTGCAGTAGATCCTCCTGCAAAAACCTCCAGCCATCAACATCTAACAGCGGAAACCTCCGCTGTAGCCGCCACACCTCCTGAATATCCTGATTCTGTGGAAACTGTTGGCCATCATCATGCAAACGGTAGAAACCTCCACTAA